From one Colletotrichum destructivum chromosome 3, complete sequence genomic stretch:
- a CDS encoding Putative kinesin-like protein — MSSANNSIKVVARFRPQNKVELASGGQPIVSFNGEETCTLDSKEAQGSFTFDRVFDMECKQSDIFDFSIRSTVDDILNGYNGTVFAYGQTGAGKSYTMMGSSIDDEEGRGVIPRIIEQIFASIMSSPSTIEYTVRVSYMEIYMERIRDLLAPQNDNLPVHEEKNRGVYVKGLLEVYVSSVQEVYEVMRRGGNARAVAATNMNQESSRSHSIFVVTITQKNVETGSAKSGQLFLVDLAGSEKVGKTGASGQTLEEAKKINKSLSALGMVINALTDGRSSHVPYRDSKLTRILQESLGGNSRTTLIINCSPSSYNDAETLSTLRFGTRAKAIKNKAKVNAELSPAELKALLGKARGQISTFETYISNLEGEVQLWRAGESVPRDKWVSSLSADGVAGAKAEAKAPRPSTPSRLLPESRSETPAISERSGTPSLPLDKDERDEFLRRENELQDQLAEKESQYNTTEKVLRETKEELTYLKEHDAKTGKENEKLHAEVNEVKMQLERLNFEGKEALITMDALKEQNAELTTELDEVKQQLLDVKMSAKETSAVLDEKEKKKAEKMAKMMAGFDLGADVFSDNEKAISEAIAQLEALHEVSSTGDIVNPDDLVALKSRFVEIQGIVRQAELSVYSASSNEADARRRAELEDRLQSLQQEYEELLTRNLGENDVEEIKSRLESAYSNKQTTSMELVDELKAEIAQKAAENSKMRTLIEDLQQRVKAGTAAPMANGKSIQQQIAEFDIMKKSLMRDLQNRCERVVELEISLDETREQYNNVLRSSNNRAQQKKMAFLERNLEQLTQVQRQLVEQNSALKKEVAIAERKLIARNERIQSLESLLQDSQEKMASANHKFEVQLAAVKERLEAAKAGSTRGLNSPSLGGFSFTNAGSRIAKPLRGGGVDNQGPSIPVINSIQQNEGGAGKRSSWFFSQKS, encoded by the exons ATGTCTAGCGCAAACAACAGCATCAAGGTGGTGGCTCGATTCCGTCCACAGAACAAGGTGGAACTGGCATCGGGCGGCCAGCCCATCGTCAGCTTCAATGGCGAGGAGACCTGTACCCTCGAC TCGAAAGAGGCGCAGGGCTCCTTTACATTCGACCGAGTCTTCGACATGGAATGCAAGCAGTCCGACATTTTCGACTTTTCCATCCGCTCGACTGTCGACGATATTCTCAACGGTTACAATGGAACCGTCTTTGCCTACGGCCAGACGGGCGCCGGAAAGTCCTACACTATGATGGGCTCCagcatcgacgacgaagagggccGCGGTGTCATCCCCCGCATCATCGAGCAGATCTTCGCCAGCATCATGTCCAGCCCTAGCACCATCGAGTACACGGTACGAGTGAGCTATATGGAAATTTACATGGAGAGGATTCGCGACTTGTTGGCGCCTCAGAACGACAACCTCCCCGTACACGAAGAGAAGAACCGTGGCGTCTATGTCAAGGGTCTCCTCGAGGTATACGTCTCGAGCGTCCAGGAGGTTTACGAGGTGatgagaagaggaggaaatgCCCGTGCCGTTGCCGCGACCAACATGAACCAAGAATCTTCCCGTTCGCATTCCATCTTCGTCGTTACCATTACCCAGAAAAACGTCGAGACCGGATCGGCAAAGAGTGGTCAGCTTTTCTTGGTCGACTTGGCCGGTAGCGAAAAGGTCGGAAAGACAGGCGCCAGTGGTCAGActctcgaggaggccaagaagatcaaCAAGAGTTTGAGTGCTCTCGGAATGGTCATCAACGCCTTGACAGACGGCAGATCCTCCCACGTTCCCTACCGAGACTCCAAGTTGACCCGAATTTTGCAAGAATCCCTGGGAGGTAACAGTCGCACAACTCTTATTATCAATTGCTCGCCCAGCAGTTACAACGACGCCGAAACCCTCAGCACTCTACGGTTCGGCACCCGTGCCAAGGCGATCAAgaacaaggccaaggtcaacgCCGAGCTCAGTCCTGCCGAGCTCAAGGCCCTGCTTGGCAAGGCTCGAGGCCAAATCTCGACCTTTGAGACGTACATCTCCAACTTGGAGGGCGAGGTCCAGCTGTGGCGTGCTGGCGAGTCTGTGCCCAGGGATAAGTGGGTGTCTTCCCTATCTGCGGATGGCGTCGCAGGAGCCAAGGCGGAAGCGAAGGCGCCCCGTCCTTCGACCCCATCCCGCCTGCTGCCCGAAAGCAGATCTGAGACGCCAGCAATTTCGGAGCGCTCGGGAACACCGAGCTTGCCTCTGGATAAGGATGAGCGTGACGAGTTCCTGCGGCGCGAGAACGAGCTCCAAGATcagctcgccgagaaggagagcCAGTACAACACGACGGAAAAGGTTCTTCGTGAGACCAAGGAGGAACTAACCTATCTCAAGGAGCACGATGCCAAGACTGGCAAGGAAAACGAGAAGCTCCACGCCGAGGTGAACGAAGTCAAGATGCAACTCGAGCGCCTGAActtcgagggcaaggaggcACTGATCACTATGGACGCGCTCAAGGAGCAGAACGCCGAGCTGACGACagagctcgacgaggtcaagcAGCAACTTCTTGACGTTAAGATGAGTGCCAAGGAGACGAGCGCGGTTCTTgacgagaaggaaaagaaaaaggcggagaagatggccaagatgaTGGCCGGTTTCGATCTCGGTGCCGATGTGTTCAGCGACAACGAAAAGGCAATCTCTGAGGCTATTGCCCAACTGGAAGCTTTGCACGAAGTCAGCTCCaccggcgacatcgtcaacCCCGACGACCTTGTGGCGCTCAAGTCGCGTTTCGTTGAGATACAGGGAATCGTGAGACAGGCCGAGTTGTCCGTCTACAGCGCTTCCTCAAACGAGGCAGATGCCCGACGCAGGGCTGAGCTCGAGGATCGCCTGCAGTCCCTCCAGCAGGAGTACGAGGAGCTTCTCACCCGCAACCTGGGTGAGAATGACGTTGAGGAGATAAAATCCCGCCTGGAGAGCGCCTACTCCAACAAGCAGACCACCTCCATGGAGCTCGTGGATgagctcaaggccgagatcgCGCAGAAGGCTGCCGAGAACTCCAAGATGAGGACCCTTATCGAGGACCTCCAACAAAGAGTCAAGGCCGGCACTGCCGCACCCATGGCCAACGGCAAGTCCATCCAGCAACAGATTGCCGAATTCGACATCATGAAGAAGAGCCTCATGCGCGATCTTCAGAACCGCTGTGAGCGCGTGGTTGAGCTCGAGATCTCGCTCGACGAGACGAGGGAGCAATATAACAACGTGCTCCGGTCATCCAACAACCGGGCtcagcagaagaagatggccttCCTCGAGAGGAACCTCGAACAGCTGACCCAGGTTCAGCGCCAACTCGTCGAGCAAAACTCGGCGCTCAAGAAGGAAGTGGCCATTGCCGAGCGCAAGCTCATTGCTCGCAACGAGCGCATCCAGAGCCTCGAGAGCCTGCTACAGGATAGCCAGGAGAAGATGGCATCTGCAAACCACAA ATTTGAAGTCCAGCTCGCCGCTGTCAAGGAGAGGCTGGAGGCTGCCAAGGCTGGCAGTACCCGTGGCCTGAACTCCCCCTCGCTTGGTGGATTCAGCTTCACCAACGCCGGCAGCCGCATTGCCAAGCCCCTtcgtggcggtggtgttgaCAACCAGGGACCCTCTATCCCCGTTATCAACAGCATTCAGCAGAATGAGGGTGGTGCTGGCAAGCGCAGCAGTTGGTTCTTCTCCCAAAAGTCTTAG
- a CDS encoding Putative methyltransferase Ppm1/Ppm2/Tcmp gives MSGNTIPNLLSLRGAKGARGGRGRGRGPGGPSSSGPTHDQTIQGTDDDAAGSRLSAVNVGYLADPYAQFFVENFAGPPPRRLPIINRGTYTRTVALDNLIDDFLDVSSRAQSGPKQRQIISLGAGTDTRPFRLFPRASRPELVYHEVDFAVTVRKKARIVQSVPPLRQILGVPSVEEDGSWSSRPSQTDEYYCHSRDLRELVQDGAPPLAGLRTDIPTLLISECCLCYLETSTTKDVVAWFERKIANLGIVVYEPIRPDDPFGKMMTSNLAARRIRMPTLENYKLPLDHTQRLRDAGFEHAHALTVERIWESWVSTEEKERVDRLEGLDEVEEWKLLADHYIVAWGWRGAGFVMHGTNGA, from the exons ATGTCCGGTAACACTATCCCGAACCTGCTATCCCTTCGCGGTGCAAAGGGTGCAAGGggcggtcgcggtcgcggaAGAGGCCCCGGtggcccctcctcctcgggccCAACTCATGATCAGACGATCCAGGgaaccgacgacgacgccgccggctcgcGCCTGAGTGCCGTCAACGTGGGATATCTCGCCGATCCCTACGCACAGTTCTTTGTCGAGAACTTTGCTGGGCCCCCTCCGAGGAGACTACCCATCATCAACCGAG GCACTTACACGAGAACCGTCGCTCTCGACAACCTCATTGACGACTTCTTGGACGTTTCCAGTAGAGCACAGTCCGGCCCCAAACAGAGACAAATCATCTCTCTAGGCGCTGGTACCGACACCCGTCCGTTCCGTCTCTTTCCCAGGGCTAGCCGGCCTGAGCTCGTCTATCACGAGGTTGACTTTGCGGTTACGGTCCGGAAGAAGGCACGCATAGTGCAGTCCGTTCCTCCCTTGCGCCAAATTCTCGGAGTGCCGtccgtcgaggaggacggaTCGTGGTCCTCGCGACCATCCCAAACAGACGAGTACTATTGTCACTCGCGCGACTTGCGCGAACTGGTGCAAGACGGCGCACCGCCCCTAGCAGGTCTCAGAACCGATATCCCAACCTTGCTAATATCGGAGTGCTGTCTCTGCTACCTCGAGACTTCCACAACCAAAGACGTTGTGGCGTGGTTCGAGCGGAAGATCGCtaacctcggcatcgtcgttTATGAACCAATCAGACCCGACGATCCATTTGGCAAGATGATGACGTCCAACCTTGCGGCGAGGAGGATACGCATGCCGACCTTGGAAAACTATAAGCTCCCGCTGGACCATACACAGCGTCTCCGTGATGCAGGGTTTGAGCATGCCCACGCCCTGACAGTCGAGCGCATATGGGAGAGTTGGGTTTCGACTGAGGAAAAGGAGCGGGTAGACCGGTTGGAGGGGCTCGACGAAGTCGAGGAATGGAAGCTTCTCGCCGACCATTACATTGTGGCATGGGGGTGGAGGGGTGCTGGGTTTGTAATGCACGGCACAAACGGGGCGTAG
- a CDS encoding Putative adaptor protein complex, sigma subunit, producing the protein MLSFILIQNRQGKTRLAKWYAPYSDDEKIKLKGEVHRLVAPRDQKYQSNFVEFRNNKIVYRRYAGLFFCACVDTNDNELAFLEAIHFFVEVLDAFFGNVCELDLVFNFYKVYAILDEVFLAGEIEETSKQVVLTRLEHLDKLE; encoded by the exons ATGCTGTCCTTTATTCTGATCCAGAACCGCCA GGGCAAGACCCGTCTTGCGAAGTGGTACGCACCATATAGCGATGATGAGAAGATCAAGCTCAAAGGCGAG gTACACCGCCTTGTCGCGCCGCGCGACCAGAAGTACCAGTCCAACTTCGTCGAGTTCCGCAACAACAAGATCGTCTACCGCCGCTACGCcggcctcttcttctgcgcctGCGTTGATAccaacgacaacgagctGGCattcctcgaggccatccacttcttcgtcgaggtcctcgacgctTTCTTCGGCAATGTCTGCGAGCTCGACCTTGTCTTCAACTTTTACAAGGTCTACGCCATCCTTGACGaggtcttcctcgccggcgagaTTGAGGAGACGAGCAAGCAGGTCGTGCTGACGAGGCTGGAGCACTTGGATAAGCTGGAGTAA
- a CDS encoding Putative transcription initiation factor IID, subunit 13, histone-fold, with translation MASKDDKAYKYRQEISQSSVHRLGLHGEKSPGLHLPQLLNGFHPQPTSSARHRPGPNIFIGSNGRLQDPYQSPLSLRTVKMTVAMEDRELQAFLKWRSHYDQDSGGCHMKDLIGSLETSLGIFEQCTEPLADGATDTEPDTVPGKSTYIRPSRAKAAVAARIQRESTELFQSAFDEVRGITVVFGYQSILDIRVDEEHQQAKGKRSESSKLKSQPDFAIRRPEKGDKRSYGWNDRFTNVLCKMMYVSGETAEPSVETTSMIEDIVRQQVIELLAARRGARAITINDLIFQIRHDQAKVSRLRTFLSWKDVRKNVKDSDDKGGEADLGAGEDPVGGVVPGGPVDDATKKNKKAKVGLPWEPLSFYSQEVPERDDEEDEEEEEMNFITLQRLRKADERTKAMTKEEYVTWSEYRQASFTYRKGKRFREWAGFGIVTDSKPSDDIVDILGFLTFEMVQTLTEHALKVKEQEDLFKAQSGGENAGSKKRKVATGLFDPPSEGRSPIEPRHVQEAFRRLQQRPKKTRAMLNGSRLPQHTALNIF, from the exons ATGGCTTCCAAAGATGACAAGGCGTACAAGTACCGCCAGGAGATCAGTCAG TCGTCAGTCCATCGACTCGGCCTTCATGGAGAGAAGTCGCCAGGGCTGCACCTGCCTCAGCTGCTGAATGGGTTCCATCCCCAACCAACATCGTCCGCTAGACATCGCCCAGGGCCAAACATATTCATAGGTTCCAACGGCAGGCTTCAAGACCCATACCAATCGCCATTGAGTCTTCGAACGGTTAAAATGACCGTGGCCATGGAGGACCGTGAGCTCCAAGCCTTCCTGAAATGGAGGTCTCACTATGACCAAGATAGTGGCGGGTGTCACATGAAGGATCTTATTGGAAGCCTCGAAACCAGTCTCGGAATCTTCGAACAATGCACAGAGCCATTGGCTGACGGAGCCACCGACACGGAGCCTGACACTGTCCCGGGGAAGTCAACATACATACGACCTTCCAGAGCAaaggcggccgtggcggcgcgTATACAGCGGGAGAGCACGGAACTGTTTCAATCTGCCTTCGACGAAGTTCGAGGCATTACCGTCGTCTTTGGCTATCAATCCATCCTCGATATCCGAGTTGATGAAGAGCACCAGCAGGCGAAGGGCAAGCGTTCTGAATCCTCGAAACTCAAAAGCCAGCCTGATTTCGCCATACGAAGACCCGAGAAGGGCGACAAACGGTCGTACGGCTGGAACGATCGGTTTACTAACGTCCTGTGTAAGATGATGTACGTCTCTGGCGAGACCGCCGAGCCGTCAGTTGAAACCACGAGCATGATCGAAGACATCGTTCGTCAGCAGGTCATTGAACTG CTTGCAGCCCGTCGCGGCGCCCGAGCCATCACAATCAACGATCTCATCTTCCAGATTCGTCACGACCAGGCCAAGGTCTCGCGGCTGCGGACGTTCCTCTCCTGGAAGGATGTCAGAAAGAACGTTAAAGATTCGGACGATAAGGGTGGTGAAGCTGATCTTGGCGCTGGTGAAGATCCCGTTGGTGGCGTGGTGCCTGGTGGCCCAGTCGATGATGCTACTAAGAAGAATAAGAAAGCCAAGGTCGGTCTCCCTTGGGAGCCGTTGTCGTTCTACAGCCAAGAAGTTCCCGAACGagacgatgaggaagacgaggaggaggaggagatgaacTTTATTACCCTTCAGCGTCTCCGCAAGGCCGATGAGCGCACCAAGGCCATGACGAAGGAGGAGTACGTAACCTGGTCCGAGTATCGCCAAGCCTCTTTCACCTACCGCAAGGGCAAGCGATTCCGCGAGTGGGCTGGCTTTGGTATCGTCACTGACAGTAAACCTTCCGATGATATCGTCGACATCCTGGGCTTCTTGACGTTCGAGATGGTGCAGACTCTCACCGAGCATGCACTCAAGGTTAAGGAGCAAGAGGATCTGTTCAAAGCAcagagcggcggcgagaatGCGGGCtcgaagaagcgcaaggtAGCGACTGGTCTGTTCGACCCGCCCAGCGAGGGCAGAAGCCCCATTGAGCCTCGCCATGTCCAGGAGGCCTTCAGACGCCTTCAGCAGCGCCCCAAGAAGACCCGAGCCATGCTCAACGGCTCGAGACTGCCGCAGCATACTGCTCTCAACATC TTCTGA
- a CDS encoding Putative vacuolar protein sorting-associated protein Ist1 yields MAPPPSIATKLKVQLKLAIARLRMVQHRDESMSKTQRRAMAQLLEVGKIDSARIRVENIIRSDITTELHEILELYCELLIARVGLLEGSTCDPGLEEAVKSIIYAAPKTEIKELQVVRTLLAEKYGKEFVMSAMDNADGKVSEKVVKKLSVTPPREELVQGYLEEIAKAYNVDWPKRPHADEPPDLLADDDDDDGDSPSGGIGVRIPEGPLGNSTKLAQEQEELSKATPPRTIGGPSSPLTVTPPRMTTDNIHPKVTLNSLELKPNKKMDAATSQKKPSIKGPGGSVPDITELERRFAALKR; encoded by the exons ATGGCACCTCCACCGTCAATTGCC ACGAAGCTCAAGGTCCAGCTCAAGCTGGCAATCGCGCGACTGCGCATGGTGCAGCATCGCGACGAATCCATGTCCAAGACGCAACGGCGCGCCATggcgcagctcctcgaggtgGGCAAGATCGACTCGGCGCGCATCCGTGTCGAGAACATCATCCGGTCCGACATCACGACCGAGCTGCACGAGATACTGGAGCTGTACTGCGAGCTGCTCATCGCGCGCGTGGGGCTCCTCGAGGGGTCGACATGCGACCCGGGCCTGGAGGAGGCTGTCAAGAGCATCATCTACGCGGCGCCCAAGACGGAGATCAAGGAACTCCAGGTGGTGCGGACGCTACTGGCCGAGAAGTACGGCAAGGAGTTCGTCATGTCGGCGATGgacaacgccgacggcaaggtctCGGAAAAGGTCGTCAAGAAGCTGAGcgtgacgccgccgagagagGAGCTCGTGCAAGGGTATCTGGAGGAGATCGCCAAGGCGTACAACGTCGACTGGCCGAAGCGACCACACGCCGACGAACCGCCAGATctgctggccgacgacgacgacgatgacggagaCAGTCCGAGCGGCGGCATCGGTGTAAGAATACCCGAAGGCCCGTTGGGTAACAGCACCAAGCTGGcccaggagcaggaggagctAAGCaaggcgacgccgccgaggacgattGGGGGTCCCAGCAGTCCGCTGAccgtgacgccgccgaggatgacgacggacAATATCCATCCCAAGGTAACGCTGAACTCGCTGGAACTGAAGCCGAACAAGAAGATggacgcggcgacgtcgcaGAAGAAGCCCAGTATCAAGGGGCCGGGAGGCAGTGTGCCAGACATCACCGAGCTGGAGAGGAGATTTGCAGCTCTAAAGAGGTGA